The Ornithodoros turicata isolate Travis chromosome 7, ASM3712646v1, whole genome shotgun sequence genome includes a region encoding these proteins:
- the LOC135400849 gene encoding luciferin 4-monooxygenase-like isoform X3, with product MRHDLLRKYHSRRDCWVGPRSSRCHTSPSKEELTYEVKDSGSCYLVTDKRHTDIATQLDKEHKLKAMFTIDGAIPGFVNVEDYQTLSETTFKEVQVPDTRKEILAILYTSGTTGFSKGAEMSHYAYVNNITNAAYLIPATDTDVFLASSPFTHLSGFVFTITTMSLGATIVIGPAGSTFQSFYEVVTKNNVSSVFLFPTKLRWLTRTMEETAMRTPTVKKICTGGGPVQSDLAAKVMEIFKLQKFKNLYGLTESCGLVCGTLNEDISYQSMGYPAPGVEIKIVHAISKKVLGPGQKGELVVKIPNVMIGYRNRPEDTAKVLQDGWLFTGDCAYYNEDGKFFFVERLKEMIKCLDHQVTPAELEDVLQQHPSVAEAAVVGIPNPLYGEAPTAFVVLKPSHTALNVVKPDMLQQHVNKSSADFKHLYGGVHIVRELPKTESGKVARSRLKQNPPQSPQ from the exons ATGCGCCACGATTTATTACGGAAATACCATAGCAGGCGTGATTGCTGGGTTGGGCCTCGTAGCAGCCGGTGCCACACTTCACCTAGCAAAG AAGAGCTCACGTATGAAGTTAAGGACAGCGGATCGTGTTATCTAGTTACCGATAAACGTCACACGGACATAGCCACTCAGTTGGATAAGGAACACAAACTAAAG GCAATGTTCACAATCGACGGCGCTATACCAGGATTTGTCAACGTGGAAGATTATCAAACATTATCCGAGACAACTTTCAAAGAGGTCCAGGTACCAGATACGCGCAaagaaatattggcaatcttgtaCACATCAGGCACTACGGGCTTCTCGAAAGGTGCAGAGATGTCTCACTACGCATACGTGAACAACATCACTAATGCTGC GTACCTTATACCTGCTACAGACACAGACGTCTTCCTCGCTTCGAGTCCCTTCACGCATCTGTCCGGTTTTGTGTTCACAATCACAACGATGTCTCTCGGAGCAACGATTGTTATTGGACCTGCCGGCAGCACCTTCCAGTCTTTCTATGAGGTCGTCACTAAGAATAAT GTGTCTTCTGTTTTCTTGTTCCCTACGAAACTTCGTTGGCTCACTCGCACGATGGAAGAAACGGCAATGAGGACACCGACAGTGAAGAAGATCTGCACAGGCGGCGGTCCCGTACAGAGTGACTTGGCCGCTAAAGTCATGGAAATATTTAAGTTGCAAAAGTTCAAAAACCTCTACGGCCTTACCGAATCGTGTGGTCTAGTATGCGGTACCCTCAACGAGGACATCTCTTACCAGTCCATGGGCTATCCTGCACCGGGGGTGGAAATCAAG ATTGTGCACGCCATCTCAAAGAAAGTTTTGGGTCCTGGTCAAAAAGGAGAACTGGTTGTTAAAATTCCTAACGTTATGATTGGCTACCGTAACAGGCCTGAAGACACAGCCAAGGTTCTTCAGGATGGATGGCTGTTCACAG GCGACTGTGCATACTACAACGAGGACGGAAAATTCTTCTTTGTGGAGCGGTTGAAAGAGATGATAAAGTGCCTCGATCACCAAGTAACGCCAGCAGAACTGGAAGATGTACTTCAGCAGCACCCTTCGGTGGCTGAAGCTGCGGTTGTAGGAATTCCGAACCCACTTTATGGAGAAGCGCCAACGGCTTTCGTCGTTCTCAAGCCCTCTCATACGGCACTGAACGTCGTCAAGCCAGATATGCTTCAACAGCATGTTAACA
- the LOC135400849 gene encoding uncharacterized protein LOC135400849 isoform X1 — translation MALTAKIENGIVYSPYPPSVIPEISVYEAVKRFLQKWGQKVILVEGDVSLKCDELLLHIQRAAAGFQAHGVKRGECATIYYGNTIAGVIAGLGLVAAGATLHLAKALYNLKELTYEVKDSGSCYLVTDKRHTDIATQLDKEHKLKAMFTIDGAIPGFVNVEDYQTLSETTFKEVQVPDTRKEILAILYTSGTTGFSKGAEMSHYAYVNNITNAAYLIPATDTDVFLASSPFTHLSGFVFTITTMSLGATIVIGPAGSTFQSFYEVVTKNNVSSVFLFPTKLRWLTRTMEETAMRTPTVKKICTGGGPVQSDLAAKVMEIFKLQKFKNLYGLTESCGLVCGTLNEDISYQSMGYPAPGVEIKIVHAISKKVLGPGQKGELVVKIPNVMIGYRNRPEDTAKVLQDGWLFTGDCAYYNEDGKFFFVERLKEMIKCLDHQVTPAELEDVLQQHPSVAEAAVVGIPNPLYGEAPTAFVVLKPSHTALNVVKPDMLQQHVNKSSADFKHLYGGVHIVRELPKTESGKVARSRLKQNPPQSPQ, via the exons ATGGCCCTCACGGCAAAAATCGAGAACGGCATTGTGTATTCACCTTACCCACCTTCAGTAATTCCCGAAATTTCCGTGTATGAGGCCGTCAAGAGGTTCCTACAGAAATGGGGACAGAAAGTTATACTG GTCGAGGGAGACGTCTCTTTGAAGTGCGATGAACTGTTGCTGCACATACAACGGGCTGCTGCAGGATTCCAGGCCCATGGAGTAAAGCGTGGCGAATGCGCCACGATTTATTACGGAAATACCATAGCAGGCGTGATTGCTGGGTTGGGCCTCGTAGCAGCCGGTGCCACACTTCACCTAGCAAAGGCATTGTATAATTTAA AAGAGCTCACGTATGAAGTTAAGGACAGCGGATCGTGTTATCTAGTTACCGATAAACGTCACACGGACATAGCCACTCAGTTGGATAAGGAACACAAACTAAAG GCAATGTTCACAATCGACGGCGCTATACCAGGATTTGTCAACGTGGAAGATTATCAAACATTATCCGAGACAACTTTCAAAGAGGTCCAGGTACCAGATACGCGCAaagaaatattggcaatcttgtaCACATCAGGCACTACGGGCTTCTCGAAAGGTGCAGAGATGTCTCACTACGCATACGTGAACAACATCACTAATGCTGC GTACCTTATACCTGCTACAGACACAGACGTCTTCCTCGCTTCGAGTCCCTTCACGCATCTGTCCGGTTTTGTGTTCACAATCACAACGATGTCTCTCGGAGCAACGATTGTTATTGGACCTGCCGGCAGCACCTTCCAGTCTTTCTATGAGGTCGTCACTAAGAATAAT GTGTCTTCTGTTTTCTTGTTCCCTACGAAACTTCGTTGGCTCACTCGCACGATGGAAGAAACGGCAATGAGGACACCGACAGTGAAGAAGATCTGCACAGGCGGCGGTCCCGTACAGAGTGACTTGGCCGCTAAAGTCATGGAAATATTTAAGTTGCAAAAGTTCAAAAACCTCTACGGCCTTACCGAATCGTGTGGTCTAGTATGCGGTACCCTCAACGAGGACATCTCTTACCAGTCCATGGGCTATCCTGCACCGGGGGTGGAAATCAAG ATTGTGCACGCCATCTCAAAGAAAGTTTTGGGTCCTGGTCAAAAAGGAGAACTGGTTGTTAAAATTCCTAACGTTATGATTGGCTACCGTAACAGGCCTGAAGACACAGCCAAGGTTCTTCAGGATGGATGGCTGTTCACAG GCGACTGTGCATACTACAACGAGGACGGAAAATTCTTCTTTGTGGAGCGGTTGAAAGAGATGATAAAGTGCCTCGATCACCAAGTAACGCCAGCAGAACTGGAAGATGTACTTCAGCAGCACCCTTCGGTGGCTGAAGCTGCGGTTGTAGGAATTCCGAACCCACTTTATGGAGAAGCGCCAACGGCTTTCGTCGTTCTCAAGCCCTCTCATACGGCACTGAACGTCGTCAAGCCAGATATGCTTCAACAGCATGTTAACA
- the LOC135400849 gene encoding uncharacterized protein LOC135400849 isoform X2, whose product MALTAKIENGIVYSPYPPSVIPEISVYEAVKRFLQKWGQKVILVEGDVSLKCDELLLHIQRAAAGFQAHGVKRGECATIYYGNTIAGVIAGLGLVAAGATLHLAKALYNLKLTYEVKDSGSCYLVTDKRHTDIATQLDKEHKLKAMFTIDGAIPGFVNVEDYQTLSETTFKEVQVPDTRKEILAILYTSGTTGFSKGAEMSHYAYVNNITNAAYLIPATDTDVFLASSPFTHLSGFVFTITTMSLGATIVIGPAGSTFQSFYEVVTKNNVSSVFLFPTKLRWLTRTMEETAMRTPTVKKICTGGGPVQSDLAAKVMEIFKLQKFKNLYGLTESCGLVCGTLNEDISYQSMGYPAPGVEIKIVHAISKKVLGPGQKGELVVKIPNVMIGYRNRPEDTAKVLQDGWLFTGDCAYYNEDGKFFFVERLKEMIKCLDHQVTPAELEDVLQQHPSVAEAAVVGIPNPLYGEAPTAFVVLKPSHTALNVVKPDMLQQHVNKSSADFKHLYGGVHIVRELPKTESGKVARSRLKQNPPQSPQ is encoded by the exons ATGGCCCTCACGGCAAAAATCGAGAACGGCATTGTGTATTCACCTTACCCACCTTCAGTAATTCCCGAAATTTCCGTGTATGAGGCCGTCAAGAGGTTCCTACAGAAATGGGGACAGAAAGTTATACTG GTCGAGGGAGACGTCTCTTTGAAGTGCGATGAACTGTTGCTGCACATACAACGGGCTGCTGCAGGATTCCAGGCCCATGGAGTAAAGCGTGGCGAATGCGCCACGATTTATTACGGAAATACCATAGCAGGCGTGATTGCTGGGTTGGGCCTCGTAGCAGCCGGTGCCACACTTCACCTAGCAAAGGCATTGTATAATTTAA AGCTCACGTATGAAGTTAAGGACAGCGGATCGTGTTATCTAGTTACCGATAAACGTCACACGGACATAGCCACTCAGTTGGATAAGGAACACAAACTAAAG GCAATGTTCACAATCGACGGCGCTATACCAGGATTTGTCAACGTGGAAGATTATCAAACATTATCCGAGACAACTTTCAAAGAGGTCCAGGTACCAGATACGCGCAaagaaatattggcaatcttgtaCACATCAGGCACTACGGGCTTCTCGAAAGGTGCAGAGATGTCTCACTACGCATACGTGAACAACATCACTAATGCTGC GTACCTTATACCTGCTACAGACACAGACGTCTTCCTCGCTTCGAGTCCCTTCACGCATCTGTCCGGTTTTGTGTTCACAATCACAACGATGTCTCTCGGAGCAACGATTGTTATTGGACCTGCCGGCAGCACCTTCCAGTCTTTCTATGAGGTCGTCACTAAGAATAAT GTGTCTTCTGTTTTCTTGTTCCCTACGAAACTTCGTTGGCTCACTCGCACGATGGAAGAAACGGCAATGAGGACACCGACAGTGAAGAAGATCTGCACAGGCGGCGGTCCCGTACAGAGTGACTTGGCCGCTAAAGTCATGGAAATATTTAAGTTGCAAAAGTTCAAAAACCTCTACGGCCTTACCGAATCGTGTGGTCTAGTATGCGGTACCCTCAACGAGGACATCTCTTACCAGTCCATGGGCTATCCTGCACCGGGGGTGGAAATCAAG ATTGTGCACGCCATCTCAAAGAAAGTTTTGGGTCCTGGTCAAAAAGGAGAACTGGTTGTTAAAATTCCTAACGTTATGATTGGCTACCGTAACAGGCCTGAAGACACAGCCAAGGTTCTTCAGGATGGATGGCTGTTCACAG GCGACTGTGCATACTACAACGAGGACGGAAAATTCTTCTTTGTGGAGCGGTTGAAAGAGATGATAAAGTGCCTCGATCACCAAGTAACGCCAGCAGAACTGGAAGATGTACTTCAGCAGCACCCTTCGGTGGCTGAAGCTGCGGTTGTAGGAATTCCGAACCCACTTTATGGAGAAGCGCCAACGGCTTTCGTCGTTCTCAAGCCCTCTCATACGGCACTGAACGTCGTCAAGCCAGATATGCTTCAACAGCATGTTAACA
- the LOC135400849 gene encoding luciferin 4-monooxygenase-like isoform X4 codes for MGTESYTEELTYEVKDSGSCYLVTDKRHTDIATQLDKEHKLKAMFTIDGAIPGFVNVEDYQTLSETTFKEVQVPDTRKEILAILYTSGTTGFSKGAEMSHYAYVNNITNAAYLIPATDTDVFLASSPFTHLSGFVFTITTMSLGATIVIGPAGSTFQSFYEVVTKNNVSSVFLFPTKLRWLTRTMEETAMRTPTVKKICTGGGPVQSDLAAKVMEIFKLQKFKNLYGLTESCGLVCGTLNEDISYQSMGYPAPGVEIKIVHAISKKVLGPGQKGELVVKIPNVMIGYRNRPEDTAKVLQDGWLFTGDCAYYNEDGKFFFVERLKEMIKCLDHQVTPAELEDVLQQHPSVAEAAVVGIPNPLYGEAPTAFVVLKPSHTALNVVKPDMLQQHVNKSSADFKHLYGGVHIVRELPKTESGKVARSRLKQNPPQSPQ; via the exons ATGGGGACAGAAAGTTATACTG AAGAGCTCACGTATGAAGTTAAGGACAGCGGATCGTGTTATCTAGTTACCGATAAACGTCACACGGACATAGCCACTCAGTTGGATAAGGAACACAAACTAAAG GCAATGTTCACAATCGACGGCGCTATACCAGGATTTGTCAACGTGGAAGATTATCAAACATTATCCGAGACAACTTTCAAAGAGGTCCAGGTACCAGATACGCGCAaagaaatattggcaatcttgtaCACATCAGGCACTACGGGCTTCTCGAAAGGTGCAGAGATGTCTCACTACGCATACGTGAACAACATCACTAATGCTGC GTACCTTATACCTGCTACAGACACAGACGTCTTCCTCGCTTCGAGTCCCTTCACGCATCTGTCCGGTTTTGTGTTCACAATCACAACGATGTCTCTCGGAGCAACGATTGTTATTGGACCTGCCGGCAGCACCTTCCAGTCTTTCTATGAGGTCGTCACTAAGAATAAT GTGTCTTCTGTTTTCTTGTTCCCTACGAAACTTCGTTGGCTCACTCGCACGATGGAAGAAACGGCAATGAGGACACCGACAGTGAAGAAGATCTGCACAGGCGGCGGTCCCGTACAGAGTGACTTGGCCGCTAAAGTCATGGAAATATTTAAGTTGCAAAAGTTCAAAAACCTCTACGGCCTTACCGAATCGTGTGGTCTAGTATGCGGTACCCTCAACGAGGACATCTCTTACCAGTCCATGGGCTATCCTGCACCGGGGGTGGAAATCAAG ATTGTGCACGCCATCTCAAAGAAAGTTTTGGGTCCTGGTCAAAAAGGAGAACTGGTTGTTAAAATTCCTAACGTTATGATTGGCTACCGTAACAGGCCTGAAGACACAGCCAAGGTTCTTCAGGATGGATGGCTGTTCACAG GCGACTGTGCATACTACAACGAGGACGGAAAATTCTTCTTTGTGGAGCGGTTGAAAGAGATGATAAAGTGCCTCGATCACCAAGTAACGCCAGCAGAACTGGAAGATGTACTTCAGCAGCACCCTTCGGTGGCTGAAGCTGCGGTTGTAGGAATTCCGAACCCACTTTATGGAGAAGCGCCAACGGCTTTCGTCGTTCTCAAGCCCTCTCATACGGCACTGAACGTCGTCAAGCCAGATATGCTTCAACAGCATGTTAACA